GAGTATGGGAATACCCTGCGAGACCTCTTTGGCGTCGACCCCAAGATCGCTGAAGACCTGCCGGACGAAGTGGCGGGGGAAGGCTACCTGAATACGCTCTCCGCTCTGCAGTCGGAGCAGTTTCTTGGCATCGCCAATGAGGTGTTGCGTCAGGTCATGGCACCCCAAGGGAAGCCACCCACCGCTGTGCAGAAGCGCCTCTTCGGTGACCCGCCTGCTCCGGGAGCGGATCTTCGTGCGGAAGCGGGTAAGGTCGCCCGCTCACTGGCCCGCAGTGCCTATCGCAGACCTGCGTCCGATGCGGAGGTGGAGGTGCTGCTCGGCGTGTATGACCTCGCGCGGAAGAACAAGCTCGAACATCAAGCGGCACTCGGACTGGTACTCAAGGCGGTGCTGGTATCTCCGCAGTTCCTTTTCATCACCCCGGCGAAGGAAGCGGCTCCGGGACAAACCATGCTGCCGCTGGATGACTATCAGCTGGCGTCGCGATTGTCCTACCTCCTGTGGGCCACCATGCCGGATGCGGAACTCGCTGCTCTCGCCGATGCGGGCAAACTCCGCGAACCCGCAATTCTGAAAGCGCAGGTGAAGCGCCTGCTCAAGGATGCACGCTCGCGCGCTTTGTTTGATGGCTTTGGCTCGCATTGGCTGGGCCTCGGTGCCCTGGAAGACCAGACCTTTGATCCTGCGAAGTTTCCCCAGATGACTGCGGAGATGCGCAAGGCGATGTATGACGAAGCGCGTCTGTTCTTTGAGAGCATTGTGTGGGAGAACAGAAGCGTGGTCAGCTTCATCGACAGTGACTACACGTTCCTCAATGAAACGCTGGCGGCGCTGTATGGCATGGAGAAGTCGGTGTCCGGTGCTGAGATGCGCAAGGTGAAGCTCACAGATGCCAATCGGGGTGGCATTTTGGGCATGCCTGGTATTCTTGCGACGACCTCCTTCCCCAATCGCACCAGCCCGGTACGGCGTGGTGTGTGGGTGCTGGAGCAGGTCCTGGGGGAGCACATACCCTCCGCTCCGCCGAATGTCCCGGCTCTGGAAAAGCAGGACAACAAGACCGTGGCCAACCTGACCCTGCGTCAGCGCACAGAGCTGCACCGGACCGACGCCACTTGCGCGAACTGCCACAAGATTCTGGACCCCATCGGTTTCGGCCTGGAGAATTTCGATGCCATCGGACGCTGGCGTGACAAGGACGATGCGGGCGGCGCGATTGATGCCGCGGGTGAGCTGCCGGGCGGGAAGCTCTTCTCCACTCCAAAGGAGCTAAAAGGCATCATCGCTGCACGATCCGGGGATCTGGCGCGTAATTTTACCCAGAGGCTGCTGGCATACGCCCTGTGCCGACAGCTGGAAGGTTACGACGAAATCGTGGTGGAGCGCATGATGGAGACTATCGCAAAGGATGGCTACCGCATGCAGACTCTCATTGCCGAGGTCGTCACCAGCTATCCCTTCGTCAATTATCGCACTCAAGACCCTGCAGCCCCCACTTCCAAGCCCAATGCGAAATAACGCCCGCATCGATCGCCGCACCGCCTTGAAAGGACTGGGAGTGTCCCTCGCGCTGCCCTTCATGGAATCCATGGGCTTCGCGTCCGCGGTGAAGGGGAAGATGGCCAAGCCACCTGTGCGTCTCGGCTTCATGTACATGCCACACGGCGTGATCATGGACCAGTTCTGGCCTGCGAGTCCGGAGAGCTTCCTCACTACGCCACCGCCCGCTCTGGAATCCCTGCGCCCTGTGCTGGACCAGTGCCTCCTGATGAAGGGCATTTCAGGCGTCCCAATTTCGCCATTCAATGGTGCGCCGCATGCGCTGGAGCTCTCCACCTGGCTCACGGCCCAACTGCCCGATGCGGACCGTCGCAGTGAAATCAATATCGCCATCTCCGCGGACCAGATTGCGGCAAACTACGTGGGTGCGCTCACGTCCCTGCCTTCCCTGGAATTGGCGACGATGCCGCAGACACACAAGGAGAACCAGGAAGGACTGAACGAGGGCTACTACTCACATTGCAGCTATCGCTCACCGACCCAGGCGCTGCCTGCGGAAACGAATCCCCGCAGCGTGCTGAACCGCCTCTTTGGCAAGTCAGACAAACCCGGTCAGTCACTCCAGGCTGACCCGCTGGATCGTCAGATGCTGGATCTCGTGATCGGTGGTGCCAAGGATTTGCGCCGCAAGCTGCCGCAGATGGACCAGCACAAGCTGGATGAATACCTCGACAGCGTGCGCGCCGTGGAGCGTCGTATCGCGGCCATCGAGTATCGTCAGAAGGAAGCCGCGATGGAAAAGGCCGGCATGGCCTCCAGCAAGAGGAAGGCCTCGGATTCGCCTCCCATTGAGATCAAGATTCCTGTGGGTGACAAGCGCAGTGAGTACATGCAGGTGATGTGCGACCTGAACGTGCTGGCCTTCCAGACGGACACCACTCGTGTCAGCACGTACATCGGTTCCACGCCGAATGGGGTGTCCTATCCCGAGCTTGGTTTCAACGACACGCACCACTCGCAGACACACCATAACAACGAAGCCGTGAAGTCTGGCAAAGTCGCTGCGATCACCGCCTTCAATATTTCCCAGTTCGCCTACATGGTGAAGAAGATGGCCAGTCTCAAGGAGGGCGATGGCACCCTTCTCGACAACTGCATCATGATGTGGGGTTCCGGTCTCGAAGACGGCAACAAGCATTCCCGCGAAAACCTGCCCTTCATCATCGCCGGTAAAGGCGGCGGCACCATCAACACCGGAAAATTCCTGCCCAATATCAAGGGTAATCAAGGCGACCTGCTCACGACCTTGCTTGCTTGTGCGGGCGTGCCACTGGATCGTCCCATCGGCATCGCGACGAAGCAGATCTCGGAGATGAAGGTGGGGATTTGAGGTGCCGGTATTTCAATGGAGCGTGGACACTCTTGTCCGCCGTCCCTGACGTACCACCCTCTTTCAGCTGGCAGGCAAGGCCACATTCCACCACCTGCTCCAGAGGCATTGCCGGTAGGGCGTATTAAACAAAGTCGTGGCTTTGGATCAGGGGGGACTCGCGGCACCGCGACCAGCGGTCGCAGCCACAGGAGGACCAAGCTTGCTACTGCTGTATGGTGGATGGCTCAGACTGTGGCTGCGACCGCTGGTCGCGGTTGGGGTGGCGCGCCCCAAGACGAAAATGGCTACACTGCAACTTCAACCGCCAGTAGCTTCCACATGATGGAGGTCGCTACGCAACAGAACAGCGGACAAGAGTGTCCACGCTCCTTTGCCTGGTCCTCCGTTCCCTATACACAGACCTTTTTAACCGTTGATGGAGTAGGGCACTTTGACGAAGCCTCGAATCTCGTAGCAGAAGCTACTTCAGCCCACCTGGAATCTTCTTCAGCGCATCGTTGAGCAGCTTGTTGGCCTCGTCTTCAACATCCTTCACCTCGCTGCCCTTGGTAGGTTGGCTGGCGGGCGTGCCGGAAGTGGAAGAGGGTGGTGAGGACCAATCAAGGCCTTGGGTGAAAACCTTTGCGGTGCAGCCTTTGCCTTCTGGCTGGATCATGATGGTCAGGTCGGCTCCGTTGAGCTTGCGCTTGATGATGGCGTTGGTCTTGCCGATGAGGCTGCCGGGTTGGTCCTTCCAGCCCTGCTGTTTCAGCTTCTTGGAAAAGTCGGTCGCTACGGCGCTCACGCTTTCATCGGAACGAAACGTGATATGCCCCACCACTTTCTTGTACTCCACATCGCGTGCGGCGGCGGGTAGGGGAAGCTGGGCCACGGGCAACTGCGGTCCGGTGGAAGCAGCAGGCTTTTCGTTGTCACCTTCCTGCGCCATCTTCTTGGATGAAGAAGCAGGAGTGGCCGCTGGCTTTGGTTCCTCTTCTGTGGCGGCGAATGCTCCCTTGGGCAGGGGTGCCGAGAACGTGAGTTCGACGTCCCACTTTTGATCAAAGAATTCCTGCGTGCCGCCTGTGCTTAACGTTCCGGAGGCATGTGTCTCCGTCACCTTGAACTCCTTCATCTTGATCTTGCCTATGGAAGAAAAAGGAGATTTGGAGTGCGCGGTGTGAACGACATCACAGCCGAAGATGCCACCGTCTTTATGGACACTGATGACCAGCGCGCTTCCCAGCTTCTTGAATGCGGCATCAAAGTCCGGCTTCTTGGATGAGGATGGATCTTTCTCGGTAAACACCAAGCGGATGGCAGGCTGATCGCTGAAAGGTTCGCGAGTCTGCACCACGAGGTATTGAATCTTCCCATCCTTCCCGTCACCGAGGAATGTGCCTGAAACAACGGGCTTGTCCGGAAGCGTCTGCGCTTGTAGGGCGCAGGCGAACAAGGTGCTGACCAATGCAGTAGCCAGTCGAGGAAAAGGGGAGCGTAACGTCTTCATGATTCAGCAAGGCTTCGTGAAACCTCATTGAATTGCAAACGGATTCCGCCGTGCGAAACGAAAACGCCCCGGACCTGTGAGAGTCCGGGGCGTTGGATTCAACGATGAAGCAACAAGCTCGAAGTTTACGCCAGATCAAAGCGGTCCAGATTCATCACCTTGGTCCAGGCAGCGACGAAGTCCTGGAGGAACTTGTCCTGCGAGTCGGAGCACGCGTAGACTTCCGCCAGGGAGCGGAGGATGGAGTTCGAGCCGAAGACGAGGTCATTGCGGGTGCCGCTCCATTTGGGTTGGCCCGTCTTGCGGTCGATGGCTGCGAAGGCGTTGCCGCAGGGGGAGACGCCCTTCCACTCCGTGTCCATGCTGAGCAGGTTCACGAAGAAGTCGTTGGTCAGAGCTTCGGGCTTGTCGGTGAGGACACCGTGCTTCGAGCCATCGGCATTGATGTTCAGCACACGCAGGCCGCCGACGAGCACGGTCAGCTCGGGAGCGGTGAGCGTGAGCAGCTGTGCCTTGTCGATGAGTAGCGCTTCGGCAGGGATGCTGTAGCGGCCCTTCAGGTAGTTGCGGAAACCATCGGCAATGGGTTCCAGGACGGCGAAGGATTCCACATCCGTCTGTTCCTGCGAGGCATCGGCGCGTCCCGCGGTGAAGGGAACGCTGACGCTCTTGCCAGCATTCTTCGCAGCCTGCTCGATGCCAACGCCACCGGCCAGCACGATGAGGTCGGCGAGGGAAATCTTCTTGCCGCCGCTCGCAGCGCCGTTGAACTCGCTCTGGATGCCTTCCAGAGTCTTGAGAACCTTGGCCAGTTGCGGAGGATTGTTCACCGCCCAGTCTTTCTGCGGAGCGAGGCGGATGCGTGCGCCGTTCGCGCCACCGCGCTTGTCGGAACCACGGAAGGTGGAAGCCGAAGCCCAAGCGGTGGAGACCAACTCAGAGACGGTAAGACCGGAGGCGAGCACCTTGCTCTTCAGCGCAGCGACATCCTTGTCATCCACGAGCGGATGATTCACTGCGGGAATGCAGTCCTGCCAGATGAGTTCCTCAGCGGGCACTTCCGATCCGAGGTAGCGGGCGCGCGGGCCCATGTCGCGATGCGTCAGCTTGAACCACGCACGAGCGAAGGCATCGGCGAACTCATCGGGGTTCTCCATGAAGCGGCGCGAGATCTTCTCGAAGCCAGGGTCCATGCGGAGCGCAAGGTCTGTGGTGAGCATGGCCGGAGCGATGCGCTTGGACTTGTCATGCGCATGAGGCACGGTGCCAGCGCCGGCACCATTCTTCGGCTGCCACTGCTGGGCGCCTGCGGGGCTCTTGGTGAGTTCCCACTCGAAGCTGAAAAGGTTCCAGAAGAAGTTGTTGCTCCACTTCGTGGGCGTGCTGGTCCAGGTGACTTCCAGACCGCTGGTGATGGTGTCGCCACCCTTGCCAGAGCCGTAGGCATTCTTCCAGCCAAGGCCCTGCTCTTCGAGGCCTGCGCCTTCGGGATCAGATGCCACATTGTCCGCGGGGCCTGCACCGTGGGTCTTGCCGAAGGTGTGACCACCGGCGATGAGCGCCACGGTCTCCTCGTCATTCATGGCCATGCGGCCGAAGGTGTCGCGAATGTCCTTCGCGGCGAGCAGCGGGTCGGGATTGCCATCCGGACCTTCGGGGTTCACGTAGATGAGGCCCATCTGCACGGCGGCGAGAGGATTCTCGAGATTGCGGCTGTGGACCTTGCCATCTGCCGTGTCATCAGACACGAGCACCGCGTGATCTTCCACCACACCGGGGGAGCCATGCGCGTAGCGCACATCACCACCGAGCCAAGTGGTCTCGCGGCCCCAGTACACGTCGTTGTCCGGCTCCCAGGTGTCTTCACGTCCACCGGCAAAGCCGAAGGTCTTGAAGCCCATCGTTTCGAGCGCGACGTTGCCCGTGAGGATCATCAGATCCGCCCAGGAAATCTTGCGGCCGTACTTCTGCTTGATGGGCCAGAGAAGGCGGCGTGCCTTGTCCAGGCTCACGTTGTCGGGCCAGCTGTTCAGCGGGGCGAAGCGCTGCTGCCCGCGACCGCCACCGCCACGGCCGTCACCGGTGCGGTACGTGCCGGCGCTGTGCCAGGCCATGCGGATGAAGAGGGGACCATAATGGCCGAAGTCGGCGGGCCACCAATCTTGCGAGTCCGTCATCAGCGCGGCGAGATCCTTCTTCACCGCAGCGAGGTCGAGCGTCTTGAACTCTTCCGCGTAGTTGAAGTCCTTGTCCATCGGATTGGTCTTGGACGAGTGCTGGCTCAGCAGGTCGACGCGCAGCTGGTTCGGCCACCAGTCGCGGTTCGTGGTGCCTCCACCGGCGGTTTGGTGAAGGACGGGGCATTTGGCTTCGGTGCTCATGGTTTGGCTTGTGTGGATGGAAGGGTGAGAAGTAGGAAAAGAAAAGAAGAGACAAAGAACGAGCGGACACTTTTGCAAACTCAACGCAGTGACGCAATTGATGAAAAGATTCCATGCAGACTCTTTTGTGAAGGCAGCACAGTTTTTGAGGAGCGGACCGCCAACTTGAAGCAAGGCTGGTAGAAGTAATCTAAATAGTTCCTATTGTTACCATAGGGTGTGTCTATGGTTGAAAAACACTGGCTCATGTCTGTCTGGGAGGCTTGGCGGGAGTGCGGCTGAGGTTGGGAGCCGGGCAGCCTGCCATTGCATAAGCCATCATCCTGCGACACCGTGTCTTGTGTTTGTGCCGCCGCTTCATGATTCCCGTCCCGCCTCGCCTGATTCATCCCCGACATGGTTGACCCCTGACCAGTGTAAGAAACTTGAGGAAGCGGGGACGACGGCACATCGGCTGGGGTCTGGTCCGAACGGGTGGGTGGAGCGCTTGGGCGATGTGGTGAATATCTCCTACAAGAGCGAAACCGCGCTGGAGGAGCTCCTGGCTGGGTTGGCTGAACAAACCGCCGCGTCCGGTTGGAAGCCGGAGCGGATCTTCACACGGTTCCTGCCGCTCAAGAATGCGGATCGTATCGCGCCGGTGTTGCACAGCGGGGATGCGTCGTTGCCGTGGACCCTCGTGGTTACGGAAGGCGGGGTTCGCTATGGCATCGACATGGCGGCGGGGTACAGCCATGGGCTTTTCCTGGATCAGCGGAAGAACCGCGCGCGGCTCAGGATGCTGAAGCCGAAGCGGGTGCTGAACACCTTTGCCCACACCTGTAGCTTCTCGGTGGTGGCGGCGCTCGGGGGCGCAGAAACCTTGAGCGTGGATCTCTCCCGCAAGTGGCTGGATCGCGGCAGGCAGAACCTTCTGCTTAATGACATCCCGGACACGGGGCATCGCTTCCTCGCGGAGGACACGCTGGAGTTGCTGCCCAAGCTGGATCCCCGCAAGGAGCGGTTCGACGCCATCATCCTCGATCCCCCGACCTTCTCACGCGGCAAGAACAACCGTCGCTGGCAGGTGGAGAATGATTTCGAGCAACTGCTGAATGCCGCGCTGGAGCTGGCGATGCCGAAGTGCGCGATCCTCATCTCCACGAACTGCACCAAACTCGATGCCGCGTCCCTGGAGCGCCGCGCGCGTCGTTGCGCGAAAGAGCAGCGTCTCGTGGCCGATTATGTGCATGGGCAGTCGCAGATTGACTTCCCGCCGGGGCATGGGTCCAGCACGCTGTGGATGATGGTTCGGTAGGAAGCTTCAAGAGAATGCAAAATGAAAAGTGGAAGATGAAAAATGCAAAGTGAGGAGGGATGAGTCGTGGGAGCCGGACTCACTCCGGGTTTCACGGACTTTGAAACTGGGCTGGAGATGCTATGCTGCGCATCCCCATCATGCCCGCTACTGCCACTGCCTCGCGTTCCCTGCCAGACCTCTCCACGGAGGAGTTGACGGCATGGATGACGGCACAGGGCTACAAGGCGACGCATACGCTCCCGGTATTGCGGGAGGTGTATGGGGCGAGGGCCGGGGAACACGTGCCCAAGGACCGGCTGCCGGCGGGGTTGATGGAGCACGTCACCTCCACCTTTCCCAGAGTAGCGGCCAGCCTGGCGAGGCGTCAGGTTTCTGAAGACGGCACATGCAAGCTGCTGCTGCGCCTGCCGGATGGGCGCACGGTGGAGTCCGTGCTGATGCCGGACTACCATGCCGACAGGGCGGCGGGTTGCATCTCCAGCCAGGTCGGGTGCGCGATGGGCTGCGACTTCTGCGCGACGACCCAGACGGGCTTTGAGCGCAATCTCACTTCGGGTGAAATCGTGGAGCAGTTCCTCCACCTCCGGCGTGAGGCGCAGGCGACGGGGCGCACCCTGCGCACGGTGGTCTTCATGGGCATGGGGGAACCGATGCTGAACCTGCGCAACGTGCTGGAGGCCGTGCGACGCATGGCTGACAACAAGCTCGGAGCCCTGGGTTGGCGGCAGGTCACCATCTCCACCGTGGGCATCGTGCCCGGCATCGATGAATTGACGGAGGCAGACCTTGGCGTGCATCTTGCGGTGTCATTGCACGCGCCGGATGATGAGACACGTGCAGCCCTGCTGCCCATGGGGAAAAGGTTCGCGGTGCAGGATGTGCTGGCTGCGGCGGATCGATATCAAGCGCAGAGCGGACGCATCACCACCATTCAGTACTGCCTGCTGGAGGGCGTGAATGATTCGCTGGAGCAGGCTCGCGAACTGGCCCGCTTGCTTCAAGGCCGACGCATGCATGTGAATCTCCTGCGCTACAATCCCACCGGCTTGAGCTTGAAAGGGCGCACCTATGCGCCCAGTAGCATGGAGCAGACGGAATCATTTCTCGCTACGCTGCGTGAGCACGGTGCTGTAGCGCATCTGCGACGAGCACGAGGGCCGGATATTGATGCGGCGTGTGGGCAGTTGAGGAGGCGTGCTGCAGAGCAGGGTGGCAAACTGGCCGGTGCGGCGTCTTGATCCTGACGAAATGCCTACTCGGGTGGCAACACCATGTATGCATCTCAGCGGTGGAGCGAATCACCCCCCGATCGCCAGCCACTGGAACTCCACTCCGTACACCCGGGTGCCAGCCCAAGTGGTGATGGTGGCATGAAATCCTCCGGGGCCGATATTTTCCGCCTTTAGCGTGATGCGTGCGCTATCACGCTGATCGATGTCGAACCCGGTGAGCCCCAGGTGCACAACGGGCGGCGCTGAAAAGGGGGCGTCAAAGGTCACCTCAACTGGGAAAGAGCAGATGCGCGGGGCATCGGCGCTTGCATCATCGATGTGATTCAGTTGCCAGCCCTCCGTGAGGACACCGACGGAGACTTGAGCGGAAAGGACCTTCCAAGGTGAGTTTTGCATAGGGCAGGGACGGATTGAAAGCAGATCACCTGCCAGAGTCACATTCTCTATGACTACAATTTCGACGGAAATGCGGTGGCGCCAAGGAAACCGGTATGTTTCTCTCAATTCGATGACCTGTGCTGGCTATCCCAGCTCAAACGTCGTCACGCCATACACCCAGTCGAGTCGCACCTGAGGAAAGGGGCCCGTATACATGCGCGCCGTGGCGAAGACTTCGCGCATGCCGTAGCGGGCGACGAGGGCCTTGGCCCCATCGTTCGGTTCGGCGATATCAAGCACGAAGGAGTCGCCCGTGGGAATGCGCTCCACCAGTCCGCGAAAGAGGTCGTCCGCAGTATCCGCGTCTTGAGCGAAGAGGGGGCCGATCTTCCAGCCACGTGAGCACTTGCGAATGACCCCGTAGCCCCGGACTGCGCCAGACGCGGAATTGCCAGCCTCCGCTGCCGCCAGAGCAAAAGCATCCGGCTGGTGCAGCCATGCTTTGAGAAACGCGCTGCGTGGTGCCGGGAAACACATCCGATCCAGTGCTTCGATTTGTTCTAGAGATACCTCGCAAGCATCGTGCAGTGGCTTGGCAGGGTTCCAGTTGGTGGCTTGTTTCACACCTTCATAGCGTGCGTTGCGGTAGGCATATACGCGACCGATTTGCTTGTACTTCTCCACATTCTCCAGCACGCCATCGCCGCCCTGGGTGCAGCCCTCCAGGTGCTGTCGTGCCGCTTCATGAATGGCCATGCCGTAGCCGCGTCCTCGGAAAGGTTCCAAGACTATGTAGCAACCAAGGAAGCCGAAGGTATCGTCGTAGCGCACTCCGCTCACGGCGGCGATGGGTTGGCCATCGAGTTCGCCCACCAGAAACCCATCCGGGTCGGCCGTGATGAAAGTCTCTGCATCATGCAGCCCTGGGTTCCAACCTGCGTCACGCATCCAGGGAATGGGCACCGCTGCAAGGCCTCCGGCATCCAGCTTGCGGATGCGATAGCGGCCGGATGCGAGATCCCGTGCTGCGTCGGAGTTGGTGGCGAGACGTTTCATGCGAGAGAGGAAGATGCCTCAGCCAAACAAGTCAGGGGTGTGGAGTGTCGGTGATTCTGAACCGCAGAGTTTCCACGAGGCAAGATGATGGTGACGTGTGGCACCCACCTCGCTGTGTATCAATCTGAATTCGTCGGCTTTCCAACGCACAGGTGCAATGGGTGCTTCAGCGACGTCTTGCCTGTCGTACATCAGGGTGAGGTGAGGCTTGAACTTGCGCCGGCTATCTTTGGGGAGTGGGACTGCCCTGGCCAATTCGCTGACAAGCCTCTTCTGAAACTGGAAGAGGGCGGGATTGTGTTCCTCGTTTCCGGCCAGGACCAGGGGATGATTTCCCGAGGGCTTGCGAAAGCTAAGGACACGGTCGAGGTGGATTTCGAATGGAGCGGTCTGCCTGGCGAGCGTCGCACATGCTTTCGTTGCACCCGAGACCAGCGCGTCCGGCACTTCAGGAAAATCGCCGAGCCACTGTAGCGTGATGTGGAAATGAGTTGAGGGGCGCGGTTGGGCTTTCAGTCCATACTGCTGGCGGAGTGCAACTGCGAGTTCTGAAATGAGATCGATGGTGCTGAGACTTGGAATGAATGCCAGAAACAGGCGGTTGATGATGGGAGGGCTCACTGCGGCGATGAGTTTTGTTGGCGCTTTCACGAACCCATGCGAGGGGCACGTTTCATCCGAGGGATGATTGGGCTTCGGACATACCGTGTCAAACACAAGGGGAGCGATCCCTTGGCGGCGACGCAAATTGCGCTTAAGGTGTGGGCATGAAGGAAGAGGAGCTGGATACCCACCACAAGGCGCTGAAGATCAATCTCGACAAGCGCTGGTATGGAACACTCGCGGAAATCGGCGCAGGGCAGGAAGTGGTGCGGTGGTTCTTCCGCGTGGGAGGCGCAGCGGGCACCGTGGCAAAGAGCATCTCTGCCTATGACATGGTGGTGAGTGATGCCATCTACGGTGGCACGGAGCGCTATGTCTCTCGCTCCCGCCTCCAGTCGATGCTGGATCACGAGTATGAGCTGAATGTAGAGAGGCTAAGCGACAAGCGAGGGGACAGCACAGCCTTCTTTGCCTTTGCGGATACCGTGGTCGCCCGAAGCTTCAAGGGTGGGAACGAATGCCATGGCTGGATGGGTCTGAAGTTCCAATCCCGTCCCCGAGACGAGGCCAGTCAGATCTGCATCCATGTGCGCATGCTGGATACCGAGGCTGCGCTGCAGCAGGAGGCTCTCGGCGTGGTCGGAGTGAACCTTCTGTATGGGGCTTTCTTTCTTCATCATGATCCTGACAAACTGGTGGAGAGCTTGCTGGACAAACTGACCGTGGGCCGAATCGAGATCGATGCCATCGAGTTCCAGGGAATTGAATTCCGCGCGGTGGACAACCGGCTGATCAGTCTCAAGCTCGTGCAGCTCGGCTTGAGCGGCGCTGCCATGTTCGGCCCCAGGGGTGAGGTGCTGCAGCCTTCCGATGTTTTGTACAAGAAGGCGGTCATGGTGGAGCGCGGCAGCTTTCGCCCACCCACGCATGTGAATCTCGACATGCTGGAGTGCGCGTTGGAGAAGTTTCAGCAAGATCCTGCCGTGAAGGGCAAGGAGGTACTGCCACTGTACGAGCTCACCATGCGAAATCTGATATCGGAAGGAAATGCGGTGGACCGCCGGGACTTCCTGGCCCGTGCGGACGTCCTCGCTGCCTGCGGGGTGAATGTGCTGATTTCGGATTACTTCGAGTACTACCGGCTGGCGGCGTACCTCGCCTGGCGGACGAAGGAGCGCATTGGCATCGTGATGGGTGTGCCGAGTTTGACTGAGTTGTTTGAGGAGAAGTACTATACGCAGCTTCCTGGCGGCATCCTTGAGTCCTTCGGTCGTCTCTTCAAAAATGACCTGAAACTCTACGTGTATCCCCTGCAGCGCGATGCCTCGGATTTCCTGACCACCGTGCAGAACCTGGAAGTGGCTCCAGAACTGAGAAAGCTCTACGGCTATCTCGCGGATCGCGGCAGCTTTGTGGAACTGGACAACTACAATCCCGAGTACCTGAAGTTCTTCTCTCGAGATGCGTTGAAGAAGATCGCGGCGGGTGATGAATCGTGGAGAGAGATGGTTCCACAAGCCGTCGCTGATATCATCGTGCAACGGGGGTTCTTTGGGTATAGGGCGTAGAGGGGTGCGACTGGGCAGGGACTTGGTCGCATGGCCACACCCAGCCGCACGGCTATATTCCGATCAGCCCTGATCCGGAATCTCCGGCTCCACGAGCAGCTTCAGGAGATACAGTGACTCCTGCCAACCGAGGTAGCAGGCTTCTGCAGGAATGAACGCGGGCACACCTTCCTGGGTGATGTGAAGCTCCGTGCCGCAGGTGACCTCTTTCAGGGTGATGGTGGTGATCATTTCGCCCGGCATGTTCGGGTCGTCGAACTTGTCGGTGTACTTCAGCAGTTCATTCGGCTTCAGTTCCAGGTAGGTGCCACCAAAGGAGTGGCTGTTGCCTGTGTTGAAGTTGGTGAAGGACATCTTGTAGGTGCCTCCGACTTTGGCGTCGATTTGGTGGACCTTGCCGGTAAAGCCGTTGGGGGCCATCCATTTTGCAAGAGCGTCAGCGTCAGTAAAGGCCCGGAAGACGCGCTCGGTCTTGGCGGCAAGCACGCGGTGAAGGCGGATGGTACTGGTGACGGGTTTGGTGCTTTCTTTGGACATGGTGGTATTTGGTTTGGTCTTGGTTCGGGATTCATACTCGTGACGAACGGCGGACGCGGCTCAGGACATGAGAGGTGAAAAAAATGTCCTCGGGGACCGAAATGGTACTCTCTCAGCAGAAATCGAGGACAAGATTCGCGGAAACGAAATCGTTACTGGGAGGTCGCTCACGCTTGCATCATCACCTCCATGTTCCGCAGAACTCTACTCAGTCTGGCTCTCTGCTCGCTGGCCACGGTTGCTCATTCGAACGCAGCCGAATCGAAGCCTGTCGCTTCCCAACAGGGCGACAAGGCTTCCTCACAGATCCGGGTCGTTCTTGCAGGTGATTCCACCGTCACGGATACTGCAGGGTGGGGTGCAGCTTTCGCCAGGCTGCTGAAGACAGAAGTGGAGTGCGTAAACCTCGCTTCCTCAGGCCAGAGTT
The Roseimicrobium gellanilyticum DNA segment above includes these coding regions:
- a CDS encoding DUF1592 domain-containing protein, yielding MILLAIAFAVAMPCRAEIAPTADADFEAQQAEARRSFREHIVPFFKAYCTECHGDKRMKGGLTFSPAIKNPGNAAASKKWKKAIANVRAHDMPPDDADAQPTEEERQKFLEWMNGIKYLSQKDPGPFVIRRLTKVEYGNTLRDLFGVDPKIAEDLPDEVAGEGYLNTLSALQSEQFLGIANEVLRQVMAPQGKPPTAVQKRLFGDPPAPGADLRAEAGKVARSLARSAYRRPASDAEVEVLLGVYDLARKNKLEHQAALGLVLKAVLVSPQFLFITPAKEAAPGQTMLPLDDYQLASRLSYLLWATMPDAELAALADAGKLREPAILKAQVKRLLKDARSRALFDGFGSHWLGLGALEDQTFDPAKFPQMTAEMRKAMYDEARLFFESIVWENRSVVSFIDSDYTFLNETLAALYGMEKSVSGAEMRKVKLTDANRGGILGMPGILATTSFPNRTSPVRRGVWVLEQVLGEHIPSAPPNVPALEKQDNKTVANLTLRQRTELHRTDATCANCHKILDPIGFGLENFDAIGRWRDKDDAGGAIDAAGELPGGKLFSTPKELKGIIAARSGDLARNFTQRLLAYALCRQLEGYDEIVVERMMETIAKDGYRMQTLIAEVVTSYPFVNYRTQDPAAPTSKPNAK
- a CDS encoding DUF1552 domain-containing protein yields the protein MRNNARIDRRTALKGLGVSLALPFMESMGFASAVKGKMAKPPVRLGFMYMPHGVIMDQFWPASPESFLTTPPPALESLRPVLDQCLLMKGISGVPISPFNGAPHALELSTWLTAQLPDADRRSEINIAISADQIAANYVGALTSLPSLELATMPQTHKENQEGLNEGYYSHCSYRSPTQALPAETNPRSVLNRLFGKSDKPGQSLQADPLDRQMLDLVIGGAKDLRRKLPQMDQHKLDEYLDSVRAVERRIAAIEYRQKEAAMEKAGMASSKRKASDSPPIEIKIPVGDKRSEYMQVMCDLNVLAFQTDTTRVSTYIGSTPNGVSYPELGFNDTHHSQTHHNNEAVKSGKVAAITAFNISQFAYMVKKMASLKEGDGTLLDNCIMMWGSGLEDGNKHSRENLPFIIAGKGGGTINTGKFLPNIKGNQGDLLTTLLACAGVPLDRPIGIATKQISEMKVGI
- the katG gene encoding catalase/peroxidase HPI, which encodes MSTEAKCPVLHQTAGGGTTNRDWWPNQLRVDLLSQHSSKTNPMDKDFNYAEEFKTLDLAAVKKDLAALMTDSQDWWPADFGHYGPLFIRMAWHSAGTYRTGDGRGGGGRGQQRFAPLNSWPDNVSLDKARRLLWPIKQKYGRKISWADLMILTGNVALETMGFKTFGFAGGREDTWEPDNDVYWGRETTWLGGDVRYAHGSPGVVEDHAVLVSDDTADGKVHSRNLENPLAAVQMGLIYVNPEGPDGNPDPLLAAKDIRDTFGRMAMNDEETVALIAGGHTFGKTHGAGPADNVASDPEGAGLEEQGLGWKNAYGSGKGGDTITSGLEVTWTSTPTKWSNNFFWNLFSFEWELTKSPAGAQQWQPKNGAGAGTVPHAHDKSKRIAPAMLTTDLALRMDPGFEKISRRFMENPDEFADAFARAWFKLTHRDMGPRARYLGSEVPAEELIWQDCIPAVNHPLVDDKDVAALKSKVLASGLTVSELVSTAWASASTFRGSDKRGGANGARIRLAPQKDWAVNNPPQLAKVLKTLEGIQSEFNGAASGGKKISLADLIVLAGGVGIEQAAKNAGKSVSVPFTAGRADASQEQTDVESFAVLEPIADGFRNYLKGRYSIPAEALLIDKAQLLTLTAPELTVLVGGLRVLNINADGSKHGVLTDKPEALTNDFFVNLLSMDTEWKGVSPCGNAFAAIDRKTGQPKWSGTRNDLVFGSNSILRSLAEVYACSDSQDKFLQDFVAAWTKVMNLDRFDLA
- a CDS encoding class I SAM-dependent methyltransferase, encoding MNISYKSETALEELLAGLAEQTAASGWKPERIFTRFLPLKNADRIAPVLHSGDASLPWTLVVTEGGVRYGIDMAAGYSHGLFLDQRKNRARLRMLKPKRVLNTFAHTCSFSVVAALGGAETLSVDLSRKWLDRGRQNLLLNDIPDTGHRFLAEDTLELLPKLDPRKERFDAIILDPPTFSRGKNNRRWQVENDFEQLLNAALELAMPKCAILISTNCTKLDAASLERRARRCAKEQRLVADYVHGQSQIDFPPGHGSSTLWMMVR